From Microcoleus sp. FACHB-831, a single genomic window includes:
- a CDS encoding 4-hydroxybenzoate solanesyltransferase has protein sequence MVTTPQPQSEPTWLTIIRLLRWDKPAGRLILMIPALWAVFLAARGTPPLPLVGVIVLGTLATSAAGCVANDLWDRNIDPQVERTRSRPLASRALSVRTGIVVGLIALICAGVLALYLNQLTFWLCVAAVPVILFYPSAKRVFPVPQLVLAIAWGFGVLISWTAVTARLEEPMWILWGATVFWTLGFDTVYAMSDREDDKRIGINSSALFFGKYAAEAVGVFFTCTVILLEWLAIVMDLKLGFWLALAIATTAWLWQYSRLSQKDIPRPVYAETFRQNVWIGFVLLAGIIIGCLP, from the coding sequence ATGGTGACGACTCCACAACCACAATCTGAACCTACATGGCTGACTATTATTCGGCTTCTGCGGTGGGATAAGCCAGCAGGACGCCTAATTTTGATGATTCCAGCGCTGTGGGCTGTCTTTTTGGCTGCACGAGGTACGCCACCGCTACCGCTTGTCGGCGTTATTGTTTTGGGCACTTTAGCTACCAGTGCGGCTGGTTGCGTTGCGAATGACTTGTGGGACAGGAATATCGATCCGCAAGTAGAAAGAACGCGATCGCGCCCCCTCGCTTCTCGCGCTTTGTCGGTACGGACGGGAATTGTAGTAGGCTTGATAGCTTTAATCTGCGCTGGCGTTCTGGCGCTGTATCTCAATCAGCTAACTTTTTGGTTGTGCGTTGCAGCCGTTCCCGTTATTCTCTTCTATCCTTCAGCCAAGCGCGTGTTCCCAGTTCCGCAACTTGTACTGGCGATCGCGTGGGGTTTTGGCGTCTTAATTAGTTGGACTGCTGTAACTGCACGCCTTGAAGAACCTATGTGGATTTTGTGGGGTGCAACGGTATTCTGGACGCTAGGCTTTGATACCGTATATGCAATGAGCGATCGCGAAGATGATAAGCGAATTGGCATCAACTCCAGCGCTTTATTTTTTGGCAAGTATGCTGCCGAAGCTGTTGGCGTATTCTTCACTTGCACTGTAATTTTACTGGAGTGGTTGGCTATTGTTATGGATCTTAAGCTAGGCTTTTGGCTAGCACTAGCAATTGCAACTACAGCATGGCTTTGGCAATATAGCCGACTTAGCCAAAAAGATATTCCCAGACCTGTTTACGCTGAAACTTTTCGCCAAAATGTCTGGATTGGATTTGTTTTACTTGCTGGTATAATTATCGGTTGTTTACCTTAG
- a CDS encoding type I restriction enzyme HsdR N-terminal domain-containing protein, with amino-acid sequence MVQAVGITEAITSLNEAHDKLNLSQSTDNHFFREWFEGLPELTEQEKESLNGLKNRYLYHAADGAITEGTINIIMLSPLLELVQLCDPPFKIKGEASVKVELEDEDVVLQGRIDALVVQNQFWVVVIEAKRYGFTASFAIPQALAYMMANPHSERPTFGMVTNGQHYIFIKLTAQEKQYALSDEFTISKRSNNELYEVLRVMKQIAGAIA; translated from the coding sequence ATGGTTCAAGCAGTTGGGATTACAGAAGCAATTACTAGCCTAAACGAGGCGCACGACAAATTAAACCTGAGCCAAAGTACGGATAATCACTTTTTTAGAGAATGGTTTGAGGGTTTGCCCGAACTCACAGAGCAAGAAAAAGAATCGCTAAACGGGTTGAAAAATCGCTACCTTTACCATGCAGCGGATGGTGCTATAACAGAAGGTACGATTAACATTATTATGCTGTCTCCCCTTCTGGAACTGGTGCAGCTGTGCGATCCACCTTTTAAGATTAAGGGAGAGGCATCGGTAAAAGTAGAGCTTGAAGACGAAGATGTAGTTTTACAAGGACGCATTGATGCCCTGGTTGTGCAAAATCAATTCTGGGTAGTGGTAATTGAGGCAAAGCGTTATGGTTTTACTGCTTCCTTTGCCATACCGCAGGCTCTAGCTTATATGATGGCAAACCCGCACTCGGAAAGGCCAACTTTTGGAATGGTGACGAATGGGCAGCACTATATTTTTATTAAGCTGACGGCTCAGGAGAAGCAGTACGCACTGTCAGACGAGTTTACAATATCAAAACGCAGTAACAACGAGTTATACGAAGTGCTGCGGGTGATGAAGCAAATTGCAGGCGCGATCGCGTAG
- a CDS encoding TIGR00725 family protein, with protein MGKIIMGVMGPGANASETDLQNAYQLGQLIAQEGWVLLTGGRNAGVMDAANKGAKAANGLTVGILPNNDTNNISEAVDIAIVTDMGNARNNINVLSSNVVIACGMGAGTASEVALALKGNKQVILLTDSEESKLFFRSLSADNIFIAKTAKAAIKIVKELLTH; from the coding sequence ATGGGAAAAATTATTATGGGTGTCATGGGGCCAGGAGCCAATGCATCAGAAACAGACTTACAAAATGCCTATCAACTCGGTCAACTTATCGCCCAAGAAGGATGGGTTTTGCTGACTGGTGGTAGAAATGCTGGTGTTATGGATGCAGCGAATAAGGGTGCAAAAGCTGCAAATGGTCTAACTGTTGGAATTCTGCCCAATAACGACACTAATAATATTTCCGAAGCCGTAGATATTGCTATTGTCACGGATATGGGAAACGCTCGGAATAATATTAACGTTCTTTCTTCTAATGTTGTCATTGCTTGTGGGATGGGTGCGGGAACTGCATCAGAAGTAGCACTCGCCCTGAAGGGAAATAAACAAGTTATTTTGTTAACTGACTCTGAAGAAAGCAAGCTGTTTTTCAGAAGTTTATCGGCAGATAATATTTTTATTGCTAAGACGGCAAAAGCTGCTATTAAAATTGTCAAAGAACTTTTAACCCATTAA
- a CDS encoding superoxide dismutase, translated as MAFELPPLPYDQDALEPSGMSARTLEFHYGKHHATYVNTLNNLVKDTELADKSLEEIIKATFKDPSKAGVFNNAAQVWNHTFYWNGIKPNGGGSPSGELADKINASFGSLDKFKEEFKNAGATQFGSGWAWLIKDGDTLKVTKTPNAENPLAHGQSALLTMDVWEHAYYLDYQNSRPNFMQNYVDHLINWDFVAQNLANAA; from the coding sequence ATGGCATTTGAACTACCCCCTTTACCTTACGACCAAGACGCCCTAGAACCGTCGGGTATGTCGGCTCGCACGCTTGAATTCCATTACGGCAAGCACCACGCTACTTACGTCAACACCCTCAACAACCTAGTCAAAGACACGGAACTAGCTGATAAGTCGCTTGAGGAAATCATCAAAGCAACCTTCAAAGACCCATCCAAAGCGGGTGTGTTCAACAACGCCGCTCAGGTGTGGAACCATACCTTCTACTGGAACGGCATCAAGCCTAACGGCGGCGGTTCGCCCAGCGGTGAACTAGCTGACAAAATTAACGCCAGCTTTGGCAGTCTTGATAAATTCAAAGAAGAGTTCAAAAACGCTGGTGCGACTCAGTTTGGTAGCGGTTGGGCGTGGCTTATCAAAGACGGCGACACCCTGAAAGTCACCAAGACCCCGAACGCGGAGAACCCGCTTGCTCACGGTCAAAGCGCCTTACTGACTATGGATGTTTGGGAACACGCCTACTATCTGGACTACCAGAACAGCCGTCCCAACTTCATGCAGAACTATGTAGACCATCTAATTAACTGGGACTTCGTTGCTCAAAATTTAGCTAACGCTGCCTAA
- the ppk1 gene encoding polyphosphate kinase 1, producing MAKHKKTATELNLRDPQYYISRETSWLEFNSRVLHEAIDPRTPLLERLKFMAIFSSNLDEYFMVRVAALKEQLEAKVSKLTADGRTPGEQLEIISSRLRPLVIQQHQHFEQALRRQLSAKGIHIVDYVDLNQEQRTYLQNYFDQQIFPVLTPLAIDPSHPFPYISNLSLNLAVVVKEPETGEELFARIKVPKTLPRFMALPEELRQQFYDRPCVWTGVPLEQAIAHNLESLFPGMNIQEYHPFRITRDTDLELEEDEADDLLLAIEQELRKRRIGGSVVRMELQSSMPEAVRGMLMREMGISDREVYEIDGLLGLGDLMSLMELPLPELKDPAWTPGIPPRLRRMNDPDDDEGEDFFSLIRQRDLMVHHPYHSFVATVQRFITQAAHDAKVLAIKMTLYRTSGDSPILNALIAAAANGKQVAVLVELKARFDEENNINWARKLEQAGVHVVYGLVGLKTHTKVVLVVRREDDRIRRYVHVGTGNYNHRTARIYTDLGLISCREELGADLTDLFNYLTGYSRQRSYRKLLVAPVNMRDRFLGLIHREIDCAHNGQHARIVAKMNALVDPQMIAALYEASRAGVQIDLIIRGICCLRPGVEGISENIRVMSIVGRFLEHSRIYYFHNGGQEEVYIGSADWMTRNLDRRVEAIAPIEDPEMSKDLQEILGVMLADNRQSWDLQPDGRYLQRRPTEESPEQNAQKILMEMANS from the coding sequence ATGGCTAAACATAAGAAGACTGCGACAGAACTTAATCTTAGAGATCCGCAATATTACATCAGCCGAGAAACAAGCTGGTTAGAGTTTAACAGCAGAGTTTTGCATGAAGCTATCGACCCCCGGACGCCCCTGCTGGAACGTCTCAAGTTCATGGCTATTTTCAGTTCCAACTTAGATGAATACTTCATGGTGCGAGTCGCCGCTTTGAAGGAACAGCTAGAAGCCAAAGTAAGTAAACTGACGGCGGATGGCCGGACGCCCGGCGAACAGCTTGAGATAATCAGCTCTCGTCTGCGTCCTTTAGTAATTCAACAGCATCAACACTTTGAGCAGGCATTGCGGCGGCAGTTGTCGGCTAAAGGCATCCACATTGTTGACTATGTGGACTTGAACCAAGAACAGCGAACTTACCTGCAAAACTATTTTGACCAGCAAATTTTTCCCGTACTAACTCCTCTGGCTATCGACCCCTCGCATCCTTTTCCCTATATTTCCAACCTCAGCTTAAATCTGGCTGTAGTGGTAAAGGAACCAGAAACGGGAGAAGAATTGTTTGCCCGCATTAAAGTACCTAAGACGCTGCCCCGGTTTATGGCGCTACCAGAGGAGTTGCGCCAGCAGTTTTACGATCGCCCCTGCGTTTGGACGGGGGTTCCGCTAGAACAGGCGATCGCTCATAATCTAGAATCCCTATTTCCAGGGATGAACATTCAAGAATATCACCCCTTCCGTATCACACGCGATACAGATTTGGAACTAGAAGAAGATGAAGCCGACGATTTGCTGCTAGCCATTGAGCAAGAACTGCGTAAACGCCGCATTGGTGGCTCTGTGGTACGGATGGAACTTCAAAGCTCAATGCCCGAAGCAGTGCGAGGAATGCTGATGCGGGAAATGGGAATTTCAGATAGGGAAGTCTACGAAATTGATGGTTTGTTGGGATTGGGAGATTTAATGTCCTTGATGGAATTGCCACTCCCAGAACTTAAAGACCCAGCTTGGACGCCTGGAATACCCCCGCGCCTTCGCCGGATGAACGATCCGGATGATGATGAGGGTGAAGATTTTTTTAGCCTAATCCGCCAGCGCGATTTGATGGTTCACCATCCCTATCATTCTTTTGTCGCAACGGTGCAGCGCTTCATTACCCAGGCGGCGCACGATGCAAAGGTGCTGGCAATTAAAATGACGCTATACCGCACCTCTGGTGACTCGCCTATTCTTAACGCCTTGATTGCGGCTGCTGCGAATGGCAAGCAGGTGGCGGTTTTGGTGGAACTAAAAGCCCGTTTTGATGAAGAAAATAATATCAACTGGGCGCGTAAGTTAGAACAAGCTGGAGTTCATGTGGTTTACGGTCTGGTGGGGCTAAAGACTCACACCAAAGTGGTTTTAGTGGTGCGTCGCGAAGATGACCGCATTCGTCGTTATGTCCATGTTGGGACTGGCAATTACAACCACAGGACAGCGCGAATTTATACAGATTTGGGCTTAATAAGCTGTCGCGAGGAACTAGGTGCAGATTTGACGGATTTGTTTAATTATTTGACTGGTTACTCGCGCCAGCGGTCTTATCGCAAGTTGTTGGTAGCACCTGTAAATATGCGCGATCGCTTCCTTGGATTGATCCACCGCGAAATCGATTGCGCCCACAACGGTCAACACGCCCGCATTGTCGCTAAAATGAATGCCCTTGTAGACCCCCAAATGATTGCAGCCCTCTACGAGGCGTCGCGGGCTGGCGTTCAAATTGATTTGATTATCAGGGGAATTTGCTGTCTGCGTCCAGGAGTGGAAGGCATCAGCGAAAATATCCGCGTTATGAGTATCGTGGGGCGCTTTTTAGAACACTCGCGTATTTACTATTTTCATAACGGAGGACAAGAAGAAGTTTATATTGGCAGCGCAGACTGGATGACACGCAATTTAGATCGGCGAGTCGAAGCGATCGCGCCTATTGAAGATCCAGAAATGTCCAAAGACCTCCAAGAAATACTCGGAGTTATGTTAGCCGATAACCGTCAATCCTGGGATTTACAACCCGATGGTCGCTACCTTCAACGGCGCCCCACTGAAGAGTCCCCCGAACAAAATGCTCAAAAAATATTGATGGAAATGGCTAATAGCTAA
- a CDS encoding competence/damage-inducible protein A → MSAEIICVGTELLLGDILNTNAQFLAQQLATLGIPHFYQTVVGDNPERIKQVIDIALNRNSQILIFTGGLGPTPDDLTVETIADFFGVGLVEKPEIIEDILRKYASRDREMTPSNRKQALIPEGAEILPNPGGTAPGIIWRVGGATILTFPGVPSEMQRMWQETAVPYLKSQGWGKDIIYSRSLKFWGIAESALAEKVDAFLNMQNPTVAPYAGMGEVRLRVSALAKSEEEAQQLIEPVAQQLQQIGGLNYYGADDDTLASVVGSLLQAEGETLAVAESCTGGGLGSMLTAVSGSSNYFWGGVISYDNKVKISMLGVNPEDLAQSGAVSETVAKQMAQGVRSRLSTTWGLSITGIAGPGGGSETKPVGLVYIGLAGPDDYVESVKYQLGQQRDRASIRLVAACNALDQLRRKLLARSLSSR, encoded by the coding sequence ATGAGCGCTGAAATTATTTGCGTTGGCACCGAACTGTTGCTGGGCGATATTCTCAATACCAATGCCCAATTTTTAGCCCAACAACTGGCAACTCTGGGAATCCCCCACTTCTATCAAACCGTAGTGGGAGATAATCCAGAGCGCATTAAGCAAGTTATTGACATTGCGCTTAACCGCAATTCGCAAATTCTCATCTTCACGGGCGGTCTTGGCCCTACCCCCGACGATCTTACAGTCGAGACTATTGCTGACTTTTTTGGCGTCGGTCTAGTTGAAAAACCAGAAATTATAGAAGACATCCTCCGCAAATACGCTTCTCGCGATCGCGAAATGACGCCCAGCAACCGCAAACAAGCCCTCATCCCTGAAGGAGCAGAAATTTTGCCCAATCCGGGGGGAACTGCCCCCGGTATCATCTGGCGGGTGGGGGGTGCAACTATTCTCACGTTTCCAGGCGTGCCGTCGGAAATGCAACGGATGTGGCAAGAAACGGCTGTTCCTTATCTTAAAAGCCAAGGCTGGGGTAAGGATATTATTTACAGTCGGTCGTTGAAGTTTTGGGGTATTGCGGAGTCTGCATTAGCTGAGAAAGTTGATGCGTTCTTGAATATGCAGAATCCAACTGTTGCGCCTTATGCCGGAATGGGCGAGGTGAGGTTGCGCGTTTCTGCTTTAGCTAAATCGGAAGAGGAAGCGCAGCAACTTATAGAACCTGTCGCGCAACAGTTGCAACAAATTGGGGGACTTAATTATTACGGTGCTGACGATGACACCCTCGCCTCTGTTGTTGGTAGTTTGTTGCAAGCGGAGGGTGAGACGCTTGCTGTAGCGGAGTCATGCACGGGTGGGGGTTTGGGTAGTATGTTGACGGCTGTTTCTGGTAGTTCTAATTACTTCTGGGGTGGGGTTATTTCTTATGACAATAAGGTGAAAATTTCCATGCTGGGCGTCAATCCGGAAGATTTAGCCCAATCTGGTGCTGTTAGCGAAACGGTTGCCAAACAAATGGCACAGGGGGTGCGATCGCGTCTCTCAACTACTTGGGGACTAAGTATCACTGGCATTGCTGGGCCTGGTGGCGGAAGCGAAACTAAGCCTGTGGGTCTAGTTTACATTGGCCTGGCGGGGCCGGATGACTATGTAGAAAGCGTGAAATATCAGTTAGGCCAACAGCGCGATCGCGCCTCGATTCGCTTGGTGGCTGCTTGTAACGCTCTCGACCAACTGCGGCGCAAGTTATTGGCAAGATCGTTATCCTCTCGCTAG
- the aroQ gene encoding type II 3-dehydroquinate dehydratase, whose translation MLQLSILVLHGPNINLLGKREPGVYGTVTLDEINRLLVEEAQKLQAKVYPLQSNHEGVLVDAIHDAAGKHQGILINAGAYTHTSVAIRDAIAAVNIPTVEVHLSNIYRREEFRHHSYIAPIAIGQISGFGADSYTLGLQALINHLRKLQG comes from the coding sequence TTGCTTCAGCTAAGTATTTTGGTACTGCACGGGCCAAACATTAACCTGCTGGGAAAACGAGAACCAGGGGTGTATGGCACGGTGACTTTGGATGAAATTAATCGCCTGTTAGTAGAGGAAGCTCAAAAGCTACAGGCGAAGGTTTATCCCTTACAGTCGAACCATGAAGGCGTCTTAGTCGATGCAATACATGATGCTGCGGGCAAGCACCAGGGAATTTTGATAAATGCTGGGGCGTATACTCATACGAGCGTGGCTATAAGAGATGCGATCGCGGCTGTTAACATTCCCACTGTAGAAGTGCATCTGAGCAACATTTATCGCCGCGAAGAATTTAGACATCATTCCTATATTGCACCAATTGCGATAGGTCAAATCAGCGGTTTTGGCGCGGATAGTTACACTCTGGGATTGCAAGCGTTAATTAACCACCTGAGAAAGTTACAAGGATGA
- a CDS encoding mechanosensitive ion channel family protein encodes MKPRHAIHWFGSLVISGILFTTANAGFTQQPNTLSEPKPNTARLRVASEEQYFADIIVRGRPVFQVGSLSGIGALERSQIINRRIASLIEQPESLGEVTVKLDNTRKIATLQLNNRVLMTVTQQDARDFGMSVEVLAQKWADQLNRAFNKPSLALDVGQRLYLTVSDLVEDTISRLPSILGAIVVIFLTWSFAKGVGYVALRWAHQTEGDRSTEILMARLGYGGVWVIGSVVALGVLGLDFGALLGALGLTSVAIGFGFKDVFSNYISGMILLAARPFRLGDQVVIKEYEGTITQIQLRATTINTYDGRKVYIPNQDVFQASIINNTAFPYRRSSVSVGIAYAADISTAQQIILDAVVKVKGVQEQPVPEVLVRELATGNVTLEVRFWVNSQRLQFMKTTSLANQAIKEALQQAGIEIPTEIYTVMFGNSPNSDGQINRNSQVRAGNGKSQL; translated from the coding sequence ATGAAACCTCGGCACGCAATACATTGGTTCGGCAGTTTAGTAATCAGCGGCATTTTATTCACTACCGCCAACGCTGGGTTTACACAGCAGCCGAATACATTAAGCGAACCAAAGCCGAACACAGCACGGCTGAGAGTTGCTTCAGAAGAACAATATTTTGCCGATATTATCGTCAGAGGACGCCCAGTATTTCAAGTGGGTAGCTTGTCGGGAATTGGTGCATTAGAGCGATCGCAAATCATCAATCGACGCATTGCCAGCCTAATTGAGCAACCTGAATCTTTAGGCGAAGTTACTGTAAAACTTGACAATACCCGCAAAATTGCCACTCTACAACTAAATAATCGAGTTTTGATGACTGTCACCCAACAGGACGCCCGCGACTTCGGTATGTCTGTTGAAGTTTTAGCCCAGAAGTGGGCAGATCAATTAAATAGAGCTTTTAACAAACCGTCTCTAGCCCTTGATGTTGGACAGCGGCTATACCTTACTGTGAGCGATTTGGTGGAGGACACCATCAGCAGGTTGCCCTCAATTTTAGGGGCGATTGTTGTGATTTTTCTCACTTGGAGCTTCGCCAAGGGCGTCGGTTACGTCGCCTTGCGATGGGCGCATCAAACAGAAGGCGATCGCAGCACCGAAATCCTCATGGCGCGACTGGGTTATGGCGGAGTCTGGGTGATTGGTTCTGTCGTCGCGCTGGGAGTCTTAGGACTTGACTTTGGAGCCTTGTTGGGAGCGCTGGGGCTAACCAGCGTAGCTATCGGCTTTGGTTTCAAAGATGTTTTTAGTAACTACATCTCTGGGATGATTTTACTTGCTGCCCGACCCTTCCGCCTGGGCGATCAAGTTGTAATCAAAGAATACGAAGGCACAATTACCCAAATTCAACTGCGGGCGACAACAATTAATACATACGACGGTCGCAAGGTTTACATCCCCAATCAAGATGTCTTCCAAGCCAGCATCATAAATAACACCGCATTCCCTTATAGGCGCAGTTCCGTCAGCGTTGGTATTGCCTATGCTGCGGACATTTCCACCGCACAACAGATCATCCTCGATGCGGTCGTCAAGGTTAAAGGCGTCCAAGAACAACCAGTACCAGAAGTCCTCGTACGGGAACTGGCTACTGGCAATGTCACCCTGGAAGTGCGCTTTTGGGTAAATTCCCAGCGTTTGCAATTTATGAAGACCACATCGCTGGCCAATCAGGCGATTAAAGAAGCTTTGCAACAAGCTGGAATTGAGATACCTACCGAGATTTATACGGTTATGTTTGGTAACTCACCTAACAGCGACGGTCAAATTAATCGCAATTCCCAAGTAAGAGCCGGAAATGGCAAATCACAACTATAA
- a CDS encoding SDR family oxidoreductase: MQLKPINQQVVAVVGASSGIGRETAKQFASRGAKVVVAARTQSALESLVNEIRSAGGDAIAVIADVSNFEQVQAIADKAVEVYGRLDTWVHAAATGVIATFDKITPEEFRRVIDVNLTGQAYGAMAALPHLKREGRGALIHISSVEARRSVPYQSPYSASKHGVEGMLDALRLELQHEGWPISVTNIMPSVINTPYYNKVRTKIGVKPTGVPPYYDPSLVADAILYVAENPTRDFIVGDVGKAIDIVQRISPALADSILMLVGFAGQHTDEPKSEDAPNNVFEPIEGYDRVQGDFNNLEIPAISDWFDKNPPFKWGAIAAAVLGAASLLGALLPGKDV, translated from the coding sequence ATGCAACTGAAGCCAATTAATCAGCAAGTCGTCGCCGTCGTTGGCGCATCCAGCGGAATCGGGCGGGAGACGGCGAAGCAGTTTGCTTCGCGGGGGGCGAAAGTGGTAGTAGCCGCTCGCACTCAGTCGGCGCTAGAGTCATTGGTGAACGAGATTCGCAGCGCTGGCGGCGACGCGATCGCAGTAATTGCGGACGTAAGTAATTTTGAACAAGTACAAGCGATCGCAGATAAAGCCGTTGAAGTTTACGGGCGACTCGATACCTGGGTACACGCCGCCGCTACAGGAGTAATCGCCACCTTCGACAAAATAACCCCAGAAGAATTTAGGCGCGTCATCGACGTTAACCTAACAGGACAGGCTTACGGTGCAATGGCTGCACTGCCCCATCTTAAGCGTGAGGGACGCGGGGCGCTGATCCACATCTCCTCAGTTGAAGCTAGACGCTCAGTACCCTACCAAAGCCCTTATTCTGCGTCAAAGCACGGCGTTGAGGGTATGCTCGACGCCTTACGCCTTGAACTTCAACATGAAGGATGGCCCATCAGCGTCACTAACATAATGCCTTCGGTGATTAACACGCCATACTACAATAAAGTTCGCACCAAGATAGGCGTGAAGCCAACTGGAGTACCACCCTACTACGATCCGAGCCTTGTCGCCGACGCCATTCTCTACGTCGCCGAGAACCCGACGAGAGATTTTATTGTCGGGGATGTCGGCAAGGCTATCGATATAGTACAGCGGATTTCGCCAGCGTTGGCAGATAGTATTTTGATGCTTGTCGGCTTCGCAGGACAGCACACCGACGAGCCGAAATCAGAAGACGCGCCCAACAATGTGTTCGAGCCTATCGAAGGTTACGACAGAGTTCAGGGAGATTTTAACAACTTGGAGATACCAGCCATCAGTGACTGGTTCGATAAGAATCCGCCGTTCAAGTGGGGCGCGATCGCTGCTGCGGTTTTGGGAGCTGCATCCCTCTTGGGTGCGCTACTTCCAGGGAAAGATGTTTAA